In Panulirus ornatus isolate Po-2019 chromosome 30, ASM3632096v1, whole genome shotgun sequence, a single genomic region encodes these proteins:
- the LOC139758388 gene encoding uncharacterized protein isoform X1 — protein sequence MIWPFSHQEPPPPPRKNNRWASSNAKMVEVEAADGEVAKRKVKALNRSLRLALGSLQVLGSMPYSFDKTRGEYCLSWTSFSGLHMLATATWFTFLFSTTTYGLLTRLLFPPDGGCFSYAIEDDAAALLSTDRNKSTDAHGSIDLDKQSTYQTQLMGGVIIFGCLFNAWVEVLNGIRMGRRTCRLINTWLSWVATTGTEVTAGLRHFSVGVPIFVYSFLGALFFIVIFSSPRMVVQTGEALAQVMFLLPEQWLRPPSLATLVGLGLVIMHVFLVYKGAVVMFMTNCRLLANAFTTWRNQVARALQDVWSGQETAGVPLKELLEGHWRLVQLVRESEAIYSCMMMVYYASTVVMLCAELYLVAYRLGVGLRYSKEEAVCQTMIIGQTSVTFLLVSLSASAVHDEAEGSVDVVRRGLPYTASDSDKFHMRQLQLAVMGAPIYISGGRFFAIHRPFILTVMSAVASYFIIILQLNIPVMSAERAARDHSYPTTEEDVL from the exons ATGATCTGGCCCTTCTCCCACCaggaacctcctccaccaccgaggAAAAATAATCGGTGGGCATCCTCGAATGCcaagatggtggaggtggaggcagcCGATGGCGAAGTGGCCAAACGCAAGGTAAAAGCCCTCAACCGCTCACTGCGCCTGGCGCTGGGGTCCCTGCAGGTTCTGGGTTCGATGCCCTACTCCTTCGACAAGACCCGGGGAGAGTACTGCCTCTCCTGGACGAGTTTCTCGGGTCTCCACATGCTGGCGACGGCCACTTGGTTCACCTtcctcttctccaccaccacatacgGTCTCCTGACGCGGTTGCTCTTCCCTCCTGACGGAGGCTGTTTCTCGTACGCCATCGAGGACGACGCCGCCGCCCTCCTCAGCACCGACAGAAACAAGAGCACCGATGCCCACGGCAGCATCGACCTGGACAAGCAGAGCACCTACCAGACGCAGTTGATGGGCGGGGTCATCATCTTCGGGTGCCTCTTCAACGCGTGGGTCGAGGTGTTGAACGGGATCAGGATGGGGCGCCGGACGTGTCGTCTCATCAACACATGGCTGAGCTGGGTGGCCACTACCGGCACCGAGGTGACGGCGGGGCTGCGTCACTTCTCCGTCGGCGTCCCCATCTTCGTCTACTCGTTCCTCGGGGCGCTCTTCTTCATCGTCATCTTCTCCAGCCCTCGCATGGTGGTGCAGACCGGCGAGGCTCTGGCGCAGGTGATGTTCCTCCTGCCTGAACAATGGCTCCGTCCACCATCCCTAGCCACTCTGGTAG GGCTGGGTCTGGTCATCATGCACGTGTTTCTGGTGTACAAGGGCGCCGTGGTGATGTTCATGACCAACTGTCGCCTCCTGGCCAACGCCTTCACCACATGGAGGAACCAGGTCGCCCGAGCACTCCAAG ACGTGTGGTCGGGGCAGGAGACAGCTGGCGTGCCCCTGAAGGAGTTGCTGGAGGGTCACTGGCGTCTGGTTCAGCTGGTGCGGGAGTCGGAGGCCATCTACTCCTGCATGATGATGGTTTACTACGCCTCCACC GTGGTGATGCTGTGCGCGGAGCTGTACCTGGTGGCGTACCGTCTGGGCGTGGGGCTGCGCTACAGCAAGGAGGAGGCCGTATGCCAGACGATGATCATTGGCCAGACTTCCGTCACCTTCCTGCTGGTGTCCTTGTCGGCCAGCGCCGTACATGACGAG GCTGAGGGCAGTGTGGACGTAGTGAGACGTGGATTGCCGTACACCGCCTCCGACAGCGATAAGTTTCAT ATGCGTCAACTCCAGCTGGCGGTGATGGGCGCTCCCATCTACATCAGCGGCGGGAGGTTCTTCGCCATACACCGTCCTTTTATCCTGACG GTGATGAGTGCAGTTGCTTCCTACTTCATCATTATCCTTCAGTTGAACATACCAGTGATGTCGGCAGAACGGGCAGCAAGAGACCACAGTTACCCCACAACAGAGGAAGATGtattatag
- the LOC139758388 gene encoding uncharacterized protein isoform X3, producing MIWPFSHQEPPPPPRKNNRWASSNAKMVEVEAADGEVAKRKVKALNRSLRLALGSLQVLGSMPYSFDKTRGEYCLSWTSFSGLHMLATATWFTFLFSTTTYGLLTRLLFPPDGGCFSYAIEDDAAALLSTDRNKSTDAHGSIDLDKQSTYQTQLMGGVIIFGCLFNAWVEVLNGIRMGRRTCRLINTWLSWVATTGTEVTAGLRHFSVGVPIFVYSFLGALFFIVIFSSPRMVVQTGEALAQVMFLLPEQWLRPPSLATLVGLGLVIMHVFLVYKGAVVMFMTNCRLLANAFTTWRNQVARALQDVWSGQETAGVPLKELLEGHWRLVQLVRESEAIYSCMMMVYYASTVVMLCAELYLVAYRLGVGLRYSKEEAVCQTMIIGQTSVTFLLVSLSASAVHDEAEGSVDVVRRGLPYTASDSDKFHMRQLQLR from the exons ATGATCTGGCCCTTCTCCCACCaggaacctcctccaccaccgaggAAAAATAATCGGTGGGCATCCTCGAATGCcaagatggtggaggtggaggcagcCGATGGCGAAGTGGCCAAACGCAAGGTAAAAGCCCTCAACCGCTCACTGCGCCTGGCGCTGGGGTCCCTGCAGGTTCTGGGTTCGATGCCCTACTCCTTCGACAAGACCCGGGGAGAGTACTGCCTCTCCTGGACGAGTTTCTCGGGTCTCCACATGCTGGCGACGGCCACTTGGTTCACCTtcctcttctccaccaccacatacgGTCTCCTGACGCGGTTGCTCTTCCCTCCTGACGGAGGCTGTTTCTCGTACGCCATCGAGGACGACGCCGCCGCCCTCCTCAGCACCGACAGAAACAAGAGCACCGATGCCCACGGCAGCATCGACCTGGACAAGCAGAGCACCTACCAGACGCAGTTGATGGGCGGGGTCATCATCTTCGGGTGCCTCTTCAACGCGTGGGTCGAGGTGTTGAACGGGATCAGGATGGGGCGCCGGACGTGTCGTCTCATCAACACATGGCTGAGCTGGGTGGCCACTACCGGCACCGAGGTGACGGCGGGGCTGCGTCACTTCTCCGTCGGCGTCCCCATCTTCGTCTACTCGTTCCTCGGGGCGCTCTTCTTCATCGTCATCTTCTCCAGCCCTCGCATGGTGGTGCAGACCGGCGAGGCTCTGGCGCAGGTGATGTTCCTCCTGCCTGAACAATGGCTCCGTCCACCATCCCTAGCCACTCTGGTAG GGCTGGGTCTGGTCATCATGCACGTGTTTCTGGTGTACAAGGGCGCCGTGGTGATGTTCATGACCAACTGTCGCCTCCTGGCCAACGCCTTCACCACATGGAGGAACCAGGTCGCCCGAGCACTCCAAG ACGTGTGGTCGGGGCAGGAGACAGCTGGCGTGCCCCTGAAGGAGTTGCTGGAGGGTCACTGGCGTCTGGTTCAGCTGGTGCGGGAGTCGGAGGCCATCTACTCCTGCATGATGATGGTTTACTACGCCTCCACC GTGGTGATGCTGTGCGCGGAGCTGTACCTGGTGGCGTACCGTCTGGGCGTGGGGCTGCGCTACAGCAAGGAGGAGGCCGTATGCCAGACGATGATCATTGGCCAGACTTCCGTCACCTTCCTGCTGGTGTCCTTGTCGGCCAGCGCCGTACATGACGAG GCTGAGGGCAGTGTGGACGTAGTGAGACGTGGATTGCCGTACACCGCCTCCGACAGCGATAAGTTTCAT ATGCGTCAACTCCAGCTGAGATAA